The Candidatus Bathyarchaeota archaeon DNA window CAACGCCGAATTGTAAAAGCTCCTGAGTGCTTTTGTTTTGAAGTCTTTGGCTTTGTCTTTGCTAAACGTTTTTTGAGCTAACGACTTCATAGCCTCATTTATGCTTCTAACTTCTAGTTGTTCTCCTTTGCCTTTGGTTTGGCTGACAAACAAAAAGCCCACTTCGGGGTTGCCTCGTTCTTGGAGCATAGCTTTTAGGTCATGCACCGCTTCATAGCTAAAGCACGTTGCCTGCACCTCGTTTGTTTTCTCCCTTGGCTTCTCGATAAAATAATGCTCCGTCTCGGGGTTCTCATACAAGCCTTTGAGTTCTTCGATTCTAAGACAGCTCACATCAACCTCACTAAAGCCACTCTGCGCCAAAACAAGCAACAAAGCTCTATCCCTTAGGTTAGCGTGGGCATACATCGCTTTAACGTCATCGCGTGTTATCTTTAGGCGCTGGATTACCTGCTGCTGCATCGTACTCTCCCAATCACCCCGCTTCAAAGCTAAGGGTAAGCCGATTCTTGAAAAGAAAGAAGCCACAGCCGTTAACTCAGTCCTCACACTAAGCGGCTTTAAATCGCCCCTTTTCTCCAAGTACTCTTTATACGTTCTGAATTTGTCTTCAAAAAACTGTCTCTCTGAGAGGTCT harbors:
- a CDS encoding tyrosine-type recombinase/integrase, with the translated sequence MSKESKPYTQDPYFKRWMSGLSERTKLNYTERIQNWITFTGMDLTMQVSKRMRDLTSQDLSERQFFEDKFRTYKEYLEKRGDLKPLSVRTELTAVASFFSRIGLPLALKRGDWESTMQQQVIQRLKITRDDVKAMYAHANLRDRALLLVLAQSGFSEVDVSCLRIEELKGLYENPETEHYFIEKPREKTNEVQATCFSYEAVHDLKAMLQERGNPEVGFLFVSQTKGKGEQLEVRSINEAMKSLAQKTFSKDKAKDFKTKALRSFYNSALLRAAVSPQELKDLMFGHGRKGARGHYDYDEQTIKEAYGRVFEHVSINGLQVRNDLKKVMDGLNSLSSMNEVFRRQLEAKDRELQEVKGELKALSSMIRQVACSEQVKIADEVLAQVADRLLADSEFMAKFKENAQKINPNTLKR